One stretch of Prunus persica cultivar Lovell chromosome G1, Prunus_persica_NCBIv2, whole genome shotgun sequence DNA includes these proteins:
- the LOC18790534 gene encoding transcription factor bHLH92 isoform X1 — protein sequence MNMDQYILEALEGEFLLHESLPVLNQRAFVPYTSRPITEKGLDKPPNSMNMNKRMVQFLRKSWAPATARIVTGDDCKERGFRHMLNERMRREKQKQSYMALHSMLPTGAKSDKNWIVQMTAMNIQQLQRYKEELRKRNMEVEAILVANEKERVNWSKIRLRVANPTSGVDSMLEVLRCLQYLGLKARNVRSNFSAQEFSAELEIETKVSLSLSLTKVLQLFFSGSFLQMLARLDKLESSNHLSPVIKIKEKRNKFALQNWNKVAKRHCLLASHELSSLHIFNISALLIDLICFFLFRS from the exons atgaacaTGGACCAATATATCCTTGAAGCACTGGAAGGTGAGTTTTTGTTGCATGAGAGTCTTCCAGTACTAAACCAAAGAGCTTTTGTGCCCTACACAAGCAGACCCATCACTGAAAAGGGGCTTGATAAGCCTCCTAACTCCATGAACATGAACAAGAGGATGGTACAGTTCCTGAGGAAAAGTTGGGCACCTGCAACTGCCCGAATCGTAACCGGAGACGACTGCAAAGAACGCGGTTTTCGGCACATGCTCAACGAGCGCATGAGGAGggagaagcagaagcagagcTACATGGCCTTGCATTCCATGCTGCCAACTGGAGCTAAG AGTGATAAGAACTGGATTGTGCAAATGACAGCCATGAATATTCAGCAACTGCAGAGGTATAAGGAGGAGCTGAGAAAGAGGAACATGGAGGTTGAAGCCATTTTGGTGGCAAACGAAAAGGAGCGAGTGAATTGGAGCAAGATTAGATTAAGGGTGGCTAATCCAACATCAGGGGTTGATTCTATGCTGGAGGTTCTTAGGTGCTTGCAATATTTGGGGTTGAAAGCCAGAAATGTTCGATCTAATTTCTCTGCCCAGGAGTTTTCAGCAGAGCTGGAAATTGAAAccaaggtctctctctctctctccctcacaAAAGTattacaattatttttttctggttCTTTTCTTCAAATGCTAGCAAGGCTTGATAAATTAGAGAGTTCAAATCATTTGTCCCCTGTCAtcaagataaaagaaaaaaggaacaaatttGCTCTTCAAAATTGGAATAAGGTTGCTAAAAGACATTGCCTTCTTGCTTCTCATGAGCTGTCTTCCTTGCatattttcaacatttcaGCTCtattaattgatttgatttgttttttcttatttagaagttaa
- the LOC18790534 gene encoding transcription factor bHLH92 isoform X2 yields MNMDQYILEALEGEFLLHESLPVLNQRAFVPYTSRPITEKGLDKPPNSMNMNKRMVQFLRKSWAPATARIVTGDDCKERGFRHMLNERMRREKQKQSYMALHSMLPTGAKSDKNWIVQMTAMNIQQLQRYKEELRKRNMEVEAILVANEKERVNWSKIRLRVANPTSGVDSMLEVLRCLQYLGLKARNVRSNFSAQEFSAELEIETKIGAAEIEEALQETLYEAERKLRFSFPGR; encoded by the exons atgaacaTGGACCAATATATCCTTGAAGCACTGGAAGGTGAGTTTTTGTTGCATGAGAGTCTTCCAGTACTAAACCAAAGAGCTTTTGTGCCCTACACAAGCAGACCCATCACTGAAAAGGGGCTTGATAAGCCTCCTAACTCCATGAACATGAACAAGAGGATGGTACAGTTCCTGAGGAAAAGTTGGGCACCTGCAACTGCCCGAATCGTAACCGGAGACGACTGCAAAGAACGCGGTTTTCGGCACATGCTCAACGAGCGCATGAGGAGggagaagcagaagcagagcTACATGGCCTTGCATTCCATGCTGCCAACTGGAGCTAAG AGTGATAAGAACTGGATTGTGCAAATGACAGCCATGAATATTCAGCAACTGCAGAGGTATAAGGAGGAGCTGAGAAAGAGGAACATGGAGGTTGAAGCCATTTTGGTGGCAAACGAAAAGGAGCGAGTGAATTGGAGCAAGATTAGATTAAGGGTGGCTAATCCAACATCAGGGGTTGATTCTATGCTGGAGGTTCTTAGGTGCTTGCAATATTTGGGGTTGAAAGCCAGAAATGTTCGATCTAATTTCTCTGCCCAGGAGTTTTCAGCAGAGCTGGAAATTGAAAccaag ATTGGGGCCGCGGAGATAGAAGAGGCCTTGCAAGAAACCCTCTACGAAGCTGAGAGGAAACTTCGGTTTTCATTTCCAGGCAGGTGA